One Salarias fasciatus chromosome 9, fSalaFa1.1, whole genome shotgun sequence DNA segment encodes these proteins:
- the mrpl15 gene encoding large ribosomal subunit protein uL15m, with protein MSFPKKPGGKALEVLQTLPRITLANLRPEPGAQQREKKRGRGQHGGNKSGRGHTGQRQRGTRPRLGFEGGQTPFYLAIPKYGFNEGHSRRPQYKPLTLKRLQYLIDLGRVDTSQPIDLTQLVNGRGVTIQPLKRHYGVQLIDEGADIFAAKINIEVQRATEGAIAAIERNGGVVTTSFYDPLSLDILIKPVPFFMRGKPIPKRMLPGEDMVPYYTAAENRGYLADPEKIQQARLALAQKYGYTLPDISKDELYHMLAMRKDARQIFFGLAPGWVVNMSEKKILKPTDEKLLEYYSSQ; from the exons ATGTCTTTCCCTAAAAAACCCGGCGGTAAAGCTTTGGAGGTTTTGCAAACCCTCCCGAGAATAACTCTGGCCAACCTGCGTCCGGAGCCGGGAGCTCAGCAGCGG gaaaaaaaacggGGTAGAGGACAGCACGGGGGCAACAAAAGCGGCCGAGGACACACGGGACAGCGGCAGAGGGGAACCCGGCCCCGGCTGGGCTTCGAAGGGGGACAAACTCCGTTTTACCTGGCCATCCCGAAATACGGATTCAATGAAGGACACAG TCGTCGTCCTCAGTATAAGCCTCTGACGCTGAAGCGACTACAGTACTTGATCGACCTGGGCCGAGTGGATACCAGTCAACCCATAGACCTGACCCAGCTGGTCAACGGAAGAGGAGTGACCATCCAGCCTCTGAAGAGGCACTACGGCGTCCAGCTCATTGATGAG gGCGCCGATATTTTTGCTGCTAAAATCAACATTGAGGTTCAGCGGGCGACCGAAGGAGCCATCGCCGCTATTGAGAGGAACGGCGGCGTCGTCACCACCAGCTTCTACGACCCTCTGAGTCTTG ATATCCTCATTAAGCCTGTCCCGTTCTTCATGCGCGGGAAGCCCATCCCCAAGCGCATGCTGCCGGGAGAGGACATGGTGCCGTACTACACAGCTGCTGAAAACCGCGGATACTTGGCGGATCCGGAAAAAATCCAGCAGGCCCGGCTGGCCCTGGCTCAGAAGTACGGCTACACTCTGCCGGACATTTCAAAGGATGAACTATATCACATGCTGGCCATGAGGAAGGATGCTCGACAGATCTTCTTTGGCCTGGCTCCAGGCTGGGTGGTGAACATGTCGGAGAAGAAGATTC